One genomic region from Anopheles bellator chromosome 2, idAnoBellAS_SP24_06.2, whole genome shotgun sequence encodes:
- the LOC131209431 gene encoding atrophin-1-like has protein sequence MMVADFVTRQQNGSPLNGEIPGQNHHANSNMPAHSALLMSNNSSNSNSSGRASPHTSSESEFPQNGYELAAHLKRKELFSQRKQREFIPDNKKDDSYWDRRRRNNEAAKRSREKRRFNDMVLEQRVVELTKENHVLKAQLDAIKSKYNICGENLVSVDQIMATLPTNEQVLSSTKRVKLSNGGGAGGRSTSPGGQSVSMFPLSRSPSRQRTASPTQSDPSGPAAASVTSDGSPHLQLAGQSQPSPTTSSQQAPVIHPNPNIESPPPPQGGVASPPVHSSTGAIQHTGSLPVHAIYRSGTSAIIEYERNNELIHGKLGHDGGGSPPLNGRSPSQIRLELLERNLDLDHQHHHLHQQQLGQHGQQQHHLQSHHHPLHHQLQPSHHHHHYGHHHQREVIRESVIDHRGDHHHPSALQHHQLQQQQQQQQQHIHHSNHHHRVLAANGGHELVVDDRDDRSPSPPPPQSAATRFGSPTTTTSHAASPPAATAATSSTSPSGSAGSPPAHLPLAAHSHHFPSHHHPHQHHPHHLHHPYVVGATSPYASSSTSSPPASAAAVASLPASYTTVAAAAAVAAYAAGGLYGGSPPRHHPAELLSPSAALTLTANVLNLSRRAPSPYDTGSPAASGSGASPPRSASSGAEDEPDVRDSGRELHEHANSLPVKLRHKSHLGDKDAASALLALQNIKQEPVGSLRSSSPSWDDGGCSSDERDSGISTNEWPTKAEQKMMPASPPPAASSSSAGGTAIASTAAMMAAAAAAAAAGKITSIPASVVISKKTEENIHLQSKLARLESEVATIKNMMISSTAGSAFGVTAAAQ, from the exons ATGATGGTGGCGGACTTCGTGACACGACAGCAGAACGGTTCGCCGTTGAACGGCGAAATACCCGGCCAGAATCACCACGCCAACTCCAACATGCCCG CCCACAGTGCCTTGCTGATGAGTAACAACAGTAGCAACAGTAACAGCTCGGGCCGCGCCAGCCCGCACACCTCGTCCGAGTCGGAGTTCCCGCAGAACGGGTACGAGCTGGCGGCGCACCTGAAGCGCAAGGAGCTGTTCTCGCAGCGCAAGCAGCGCGAGTTCATCCCGGACAACAAGAAGGACGACAGCTACTgggaccggcggcggcgcaacaATGAGGCAGCGAAGCGATCGCGCGAGAAGCGCCGCTTCAACGACATGGTCCTGGAGCAGCGAGTGGTCGAGCTGACGAAGGAGAACCACGTGCTGAAGGCACAGCTGGACGCGATCAAGAGCAAGTACAACATCTGCGGCGAGAACCTGGTGAGCGTGGATCAGATCATGGCGACGCTCCCAACCAACGAGCAGGTCCTGAGCTCGACCAAGCGCGTGAAGCtatcgaacggtggcggcgcaggCGGCCGATCCACCAGCCCCGGTGGCCAGTCCGTCTCGATGTTCCCGCTGTCACGCAGTCCCTCCCGCCAGCGGACCGCTTCACCGACGCAGTCGGATCCGTCAGGACCGGCCGCAGCCTCCGTCACGTCCGATGGATCCCCGCATCTACAGCTGGCCGGGCAGTCGCAACCCTCGCCAACGACCTCCTCACAACAGGCGCCAGTCatccacccgaacccgaacatTGAGTCGCCCCCGCCACCCCAGGGTGGTGTGGCGTCGCCTCCGGTCCACTCCTCGACCGGGGCGATCCAGCACACCGGCTCCCTGCCGGTGCACGCCATCTACCGATCCGGCACGTCCGCGATCATCGAGTACGAACGGAACAACGAGCTGATCCACGGGAAGCTGGGACACGACGGTGGGGGTTCTCCTCCGCTGAACGGACGCAGCCCCTCGCAGATACGcctggagctgctggaacgCAACCTGGACCTGgatcaccagcatcatcacctccatcagcagcagctcgggcagcacgggcagcagcagcatcacctgCAGTCTCACCACCATCCGCTGCATCATCAGCTGCAGCcgtcgcaccaccaccaccactatggccaccaccaccagcgggagGTGATCCGGGAGTCGGtgatcgatcatcgtggcgatcaccaccaccccagcGCTCTTCAGCATCAtcagctgcaacagcagcaacagcagcaacagcaacatatCCATCActccaaccaccaccaccgggtgctggcggccaacggtggccacgagcTGGTGGTGGACGACCGTGACGATCGCTCGCCATCGCCCCCACCACCCCAGTCCGCGGCGACCCGCTTCGGTTCCCccacgacgaccaccagcCACGCCGcttcgccaccggcagccacGGCCGCTACCTCCAGCACGAGTccttccggttcggccggATCTCCTCCGGCCCACCTGCCGCTGGCGGCCCATTCGCACCACTTCCCGTCGCATCACCAcccacaccagcaccacccgcaccaccTACACCACCCGTACGTGGTGGGTGCAACGTCACCGTACGCCAGTTCCTCCACGTCATCGCCGCCCGCTTCGGCTGCGGCCGTGGCTTCGCTTCCCGCCAGCtacacgacggtggcggcggctgctgccgttgcggCGTACGCAGCCGGTGGCCTCTACGGAGGCTCACCACCCCGGCATCATCCCGCAGAGCTCCTGTCACCGAGCGCAGCCCTCACGCTGACGGCCAACGTGCTCAATCTGAGCCGCCGGGCACCGTCCCCTTACGACACGGGATCTCCGGCCGCCAGTGGCAGTGGGGCCAGCCCACCCCGCAGTGCATCATCCGGCGCGGAAGATGAACCGGACGTGCGAGACTCCGGGCGGGAGCTCCACGAGCACGCCAACAGTCTGCCGGTAAAGCTGCGCCACAAGTCACACCTTGGCGATAAGGATGCGGCCAGCGCTCTGCTGGCGCTGCAGAACATTAAACAGGAACCGGTCGGATCGCTGCGATCGAGTTCACCCTCGTGGGATGACGGTGGATGCTCGTCGGACGAACGTGACTCGGGCATCTCGACGAACGAGTGGCCGACGAAGGCGGAACAGAAGATGATGCCTgcgtcaccgccaccagcggccagctCCAGCAGCGCCGGAGGGACGGCGATCGCTAGCACGGCGGCCATGATGGCGgctgcagccgctgccgccgccgctgggaAGATCACCTCCATCCCGGCGTCGGTCGTGATCAGCAAGAAGACGGAGGAGAACATTCACCTGCAGTCGAAGCTGGCGCGGCTCGAGTCGGAGGTGGCCACCATCAAGAACATGATGATCTCGAGCACGGCCGGCAGCGCGTTCGGTGTGACGGCGGCCGCCCAGTAG